In Blautia wexlerae DSM 19850, a single window of DNA contains:
- a CDS encoding DUF3990 domain-containing protein: MKSHVNIMDSDIAYENVIVYHGSDHILKEPIYQGGKTDNDYGNGFYTTEYKDRAKSWAVLNGDPEYSFVNRYILNTSGLKIMDLNDYGILAWIAEVIANRGTSLESAEITGSRIVEMYRISTADFDIIKGYRADDSYTQVIEAFLLNQINIEEIKKLFYKGSLGNQIFLKSQKAFKQIEWKDAWQVYKDESDVTADFHARREVNQFLSARNRAILLEGFEVPGITVRTAMGKFLIYHQEGDFYE; this comes from the coding sequence ATGAAAAGTCATGTTAATATTATGGACTCTGATATAGCATATGAGAATGTAATTGTTTATCATGGTTCTGATCATATTTTAAAAGAACCAATTTATCAGGGTGGAAAAACAGATAATGATTATGGAAATGGATTTTATACCACTGAATATAAAGACCGTGCAAAAAGTTGGGCTGTTTTAAATGGTGATCCGGAATACTCTTTTGTTAACCGGTATATTTTGAATACTTCTGGTCTGAAAATAATGGATCTGAACGATTATGGTATCTTAGCCTGGATCGCAGAGGTCATTGCCAACAGGGGAACAAGCCTGGAGAGTGCTGAAATCACAGGTTCGCGGATTGTAGAAATGTACCGTATTTCTACAGCAGATTTTGATATTATCAAAGGCTATCGTGCAGATGACAGTTATACACAGGTCATAGAAGCTTTTTTGCTAAATCAGATCAATATTGAAGAAATAAAGAAACTTTTCTATAAAGGTTCTCTTGGTAATCAGATATTTTTGAAATCACAAAAAGCATTTAAACAGATTGAATGGAAAGATGCATGGCAGGTATACAAAGACGAATCAGATGTAACAGCTGACTTTCACGCTCGCAGAGAAGTAAATCAATTTCTTTCTGCAAGAAACCGTGCAATTTTGCTGGAAGGATTCGAAGTTCCGGGAATTACGGTGAGAACTGCTATGGGGAAATTTTTAATTTATCATCAGGAGGGCGATTTTTATGAATAA
- a CDS encoding transglutaminase domain-containing protein: MHEVTGYTISAMPHLQKLRGTENVNGKNIYSDKSVARKITLKSPTVKGDYSYGSVYGPYLDTAHLAQVRSVVQSFKLNYIRKGMSDYDKVLTAFNYLRSNCRYAYRGWQYNYANTAWGALVYGEAQCSGYARAMKALCDASGVDCRYVHANAKASNPSHQWNQVKVGGKWYILDAQSNGFLLGTNTWIKQAGMSWDTKGLPTCSKTDYKR, translated from the coding sequence GTGCACGAAGTAACCGGATATACGATTTCTGCAATGCCTCATCTGCAGAAGCTTCGCGGAACAGAGAATGTAAATGGGAAAAACATATATAGTGATAAGAGCGTAGCCAGAAAGATAACCTTAAAATCTCCTACTGTAAAAGGTGATTATAGTTATGGCAGTGTGTATGGTCCATATCTGGATACTGCCCATCTGGCGCAGGTAAGAAGTGTTGTACAGAGCTTTAAACTGAATTATATCCGAAAAGGAATGTCAGATTATGATAAAGTCCTGACTGCTTTTAATTATCTCCGCAGCAATTGTAGATATGCATACAGGGGATGGCAGTATAATTATGCAAATACAGCCTGGGGTGCACTGGTATATGGAGAGGCACAGTGTTCCGGATATGCAAGAGCCATGAAAGCACTCTGTGATGCGAGCGGGGTAGACTGCCGTTACGTCCATGCAAATGCCAAAGCCAGTAACCCAAGCCACCAGTGGAATCAGGTAAAGGTTGGTGGTAAATGGTACATACTGGATGCTCAGTCAAACGGCTTTCTTCTCGGGACAAATACCTGGATAAAACAGGCCGGGATGTCCTGGGATACAAAAGGACTACCAACCTGTAGTAAAACAGATTATAAGAGATAA
- a CDS encoding PD-(D/E)XK nuclease family transposase, translated as MIDFAADRARYDECAKKLLTYKAVIAWILKSCTKEFSQYSVNFICDNCLKENIEISSRAVHQDHPDRSKLLDGNEQIDCLNSEANAIKDQTVYYDIRFKAYIPNTEEPVQLIINLEIQLNDTPGYPLVTRGFYYCARMISEQYGTIFTGEHYEKLQKVYSIWICPDPAKKRRNGIFRYHTVQDTVLGKPYETLGSYDLMEVVIVNLGDADKESDLEILDLLNTLFSLSTSSETKKKRLQKDFGIAMTEEFESEVQDMCNLGKALVEQGIEQGVEKKNLSLAKMMIKDKESLDKIEKYTGFSADKLKEIAASIGTNLTA; from the coding sequence ATGATAGACTTTGCCGCAGATCGTGCAAGATATGATGAATGTGCCAAGAAACTATTAACCTATAAGGCAGTCATTGCCTGGATCCTCAAATCCTGTACAAAAGAATTTTCCCAATATAGTGTCAATTTTATCTGTGATAACTGCCTGAAAGAAAATATCGAAATTTCCAGTCGGGCAGTACATCAGGACCATCCTGACCGCAGTAAATTACTGGATGGAAACGAACAAATAGACTGCCTTAATTCCGAAGCAAATGCTATCAAAGACCAGACTGTGTATTATGATATTCGTTTTAAGGCATATATTCCGAACACCGAAGAACCCGTACAGCTGATCATCAATTTGGAAATCCAGTTAAATGACACACCGGGGTATCCATTAGTTACAAGAGGATTTTATTATTGTGCAAGAATGATTTCCGAGCAGTATGGAACTATTTTTACTGGTGAACATTATGAAAAGCTTCAGAAAGTCTACAGTATTTGGATCTGCCCGGATCCGGCGAAAAAACGTAGAAATGGAATCTTCAGATACCATACAGTACAGGATACAGTATTGGGAAAGCCTTATGAAACTCTTGGCAGTTATGACCTTATGGAAGTTGTTATCGTAAATTTAGGTGATGCAGATAAAGAGAGTGATCTGGAGATCCTTGATCTGCTGAATACACTCTTCTCTCTTTCTACATCCTCTGAGACAAAGAAAAAACGTCTTCAGAAAGATTTTGGCATCGCCATGACAGAAGAATTTGAAAGTGAGGTGCAGGATATGTGTAATCTGGGAAAAGCACTTGTTGAACAAGGCATTGAGCAAGGTGTAGAAAAGAAAAATCTATCTCTTGCAAAAATGATGATCAAAGATAAAGAATCTCTCGATAAGATTGAAAAATATACTGGTTTTTCTGCCGATAAGTTAAAAGAGATTGCAGCATCTATCGGAACAAACCTTACTGCTTAG
- a CDS encoding ATP-binding protein, with translation MRESRTLEYKENLSSNTFLKTISAYANYGEGKIIFGINDQGNVIGITDPVNGCLNLENKINDSLSPVPEFRLEIQENTIVLTVYEGRYKPYLYKGKAYKRNDSSTVEVDRLEYNRLILEGCNQTFEEITSFNQQLTFAKLETEFIRVMGIEKINKDILKTLELYSDQSGFNNAAALLADDNQFTGIDIIRFGDTIDEIMDRESLENISILSQLEKTLQMFRKYYQYEKIEGAERKCIDKIPEKAFREAIANALIHRMWDIPASIKVSMYADRIEISSPGGLPAGISEEEYLNGQISILRNPIIGNVFFRLKYIEKFGTGIMRINHAYRNALIKPSYQCFSNSIKVILPVIRENYDLSEAEQILVSILKGKEKMSRSEIEKAAEMEKSKAVRTLNSLIEKKILKKTGAGRGVRYTLK, from the coding sequence ATGAGGGAAAGCAGAACATTGGAATATAAGGAAAATCTGTCATCTAACACGTTTCTGAAAACGATCAGTGCCTATGCTAATTATGGCGAAGGAAAGATTATATTTGGAATCAATGATCAGGGGAACGTCATCGGCATAACAGATCCAGTGAACGGATGTCTGAATCTGGAGAATAAGATCAATGACAGTCTCAGTCCTGTGCCGGAGTTCCGTCTGGAGATACAGGAAAATACGATCGTGCTCACTGTTTATGAAGGCAGGTATAAGCCTTATCTCTATAAAGGTAAAGCTTATAAAAGAAATGATTCTTCTACAGTTGAAGTGGATCGTCTGGAATATAACCGGTTGATCCTGGAGGGCTGTAATCAGACTTTTGAGGAGATCACTTCATTCAATCAGCAGCTTACTTTTGCTAAATTGGAAACAGAATTTATCCGGGTGATGGGCATTGAGAAGATCAATAAAGATATTTTAAAAACTCTTGAACTGTATTCTGATCAGAGTGGGTTCAATAATGCAGCTGCACTTCTTGCTGATGATAATCAGTTTACGGGAATAGATATCATACGTTTTGGTGATACCATAGATGAGATCATGGACAGGGAATCACTAGAAAATATTTCCATACTTTCTCAGTTGGAAAAAACACTTCAGATGTTCCGAAAGTATTATCAGTATGAAAAAATAGAGGGAGCCGAAAGGAAATGTATTGACAAAATCCCGGAAAAAGCCTTCAGGGAAGCAATAGCCAATGCTCTGATCCATCGAATGTGGGATATCCCGGCATCTATAAAAGTCAGTATGTATGCGGACAGGATTGAGATCAGTTCTCCGGGAGGGCTTCCTGCCGGAATCAGCGAAGAGGAATACCTGAATGGTCAGATATCCATACTCAGAAATCCTATTATCGGAAATGTGTTCTTCCGGCTGAAATATATTGAGAAATTTGGAACCGGAATCATGAGGATCAATCATGCTTACAGGAACGCACTGATAAAACCATCGTATCAGTGTTTTTCTAATTCTATCAAAGTAATTCTTCCTGTTATAAGGGAAAACTATGACCTGAGCGAAGCCGAACAGATACTGGTCAGCATCCTTAAGGGAAAAGAAAAAATGTCAAGATCAGAAATTGAGAAAGCAGCAGAAATGGAAAAGAGTAAAGCAGTACGTACTCTGAACAGCCTGATTGAAAAGAAAATCCTGAAAAAAACAGGTGCAGGCAGGGGAGTCAGATACACCTTGAAATAG
- a CDS encoding ATP-binding protein translates to MRRKCTDSLIYWKKNPGRKPLILQGLRQTGKTWLLMDFGNKQYEHTLYINLETDRSATDYLSVPHDPQEVLLFLETCAGKPLRPASSLLILDNIQCIPQISTLLTSIALDFPQYHIASIYKGVVNSDSFSVHDFDILTLYPLDFEEFLWANAEFALTREIRNHFSDFSPMGKKLHEKALSQFRLYLIIGGMPAAIMEYKKEKKLLLVPDTQQKLLNLFLSDITALAPKGTARHCRNAWLSIPAQLGRTSRKFQYTRIAKGATAKVYHEPLQWLISTGLAIPCQTAVCSKPSETSLHLYPVDTGLCSCILKIPAFQLLSGEETTAGTACIETFLAQHFIRNGYTLSYWSSGNQAEVPFLLSKNSHFIAIDYRTTPHQKCRNLMQLNKSSLSPAPTQMYLISAEDFRQKEAYRIVPLYAVFCI, encoded by the coding sequence ATGAGAAGAAAATGTACCGATTCCCTGATATACTGGAAAAAAAATCCCGGCCGCAAACCTTTAATCCTTCAGGGGCTTCGCCAGACAGGCAAGACCTGGCTACTTATGGACTTCGGAAATAAGCAATACGAACATACACTCTACATCAATCTGGAAACAGACCGCTCTGCTACAGACTATCTGTCTGTTCCACATGATCCACAGGAAGTACTGCTTTTTCTGGAAACCTGTGCAGGAAAACCACTGCGCCCTGCCTCTTCCCTTCTGATTCTTGACAATATCCAGTGCATTCCTCAGATTTCCACACTTCTTACCTCTATTGCCCTGGACTTTCCACAATATCACATTGCCTCTATCTATAAAGGTGTGGTTAACTCTGATTCTTTCTCCGTCCACGACTTTGATATCCTGACTCTGTATCCACTGGATTTTGAAGAATTTCTGTGGGCCAATGCTGAGTTTGCCCTTACAAGAGAAATCCGCAATCATTTCTCCGATTTCAGCCCAATGGGAAAGAAACTCCACGAAAAAGCCCTGTCACAGTTCCGTCTCTATCTGATTATCGGCGGAATGCCTGCTGCCATTATGGAATACAAAAAAGAAAAGAAGCTCCTGCTGGTACCTGACACCCAGCAAAAGCTCCTTAATCTTTTTCTCAGCGATATTACTGCCCTGGCTCCAAAAGGAACCGCCCGCCACTGCCGCAATGCCTGGCTCTCGATCCCTGCACAACTCGGCAGAACCAGCCGTAAATTCCAGTACACCCGCATTGCAAAAGGTGCTACTGCCAAAGTCTATCATGAACCCCTGCAGTGGCTGATCAGCACCGGACTTGCCATTCCCTGCCAGACAGCTGTCTGCAGTAAACCTTCGGAAACCTCCTTACATCTGTATCCTGTTGACACCGGATTATGCTCATGTATACTGAAAATCCCTGCCTTCCAGCTTCTGTCAGGAGAAGAAACCACCGCCGGTACAGCCTGTATCGAAACCTTTCTGGCACAGCACTTTATCCGGAATGGCTATACCCTCTCCTACTGGTCCAGCGGCAACCAGGCGGAAGTTCCCTTTTTACTGTCCAAAAACAGTCATTTTATTGCCATAGACTACCGCACCACCCCACATCAGAAATGCAGGAACCTTATGCAGCTGAATAAATCTTCTCTCTCTCCTGCACCCACGCAAATGTATTTAATCTCTGCCGAAGACTTCAGGCAAAAAGAAGCTTATCGAATCGTGCCTTTATATGCGGTATTTTGCATATAG